A single window of Nicotiana tomentosiformis chromosome 1, ASM39032v3, whole genome shotgun sequence DNA harbors:
- the LOC104114833 gene encoding pentatricopeptide repeat-containing protein At4g01030, mitochondrial produces MEAATPLYHFISSHQPLTQKQPRRYSTNFGLINVAETLPETSPSTSPSPLSSLQFDYEKEFHSLNSVRAMHAKMIKLSSVWDSKRNMQSFISAYLEFGDFQSAAVLFFVGFAENYLYWNSFLEEFSYFGGNPCEILEVFSGLHSKGVNFNTEILAFVLKICSKLRDKWLGLEIHACLIKKGFNLDVYTQCALMNFYGRCCGTESANKVFKDTSIRDSLLWNEAILVNLRNEKWAEGLQMFHEMQTLHVKANSLTISKVLQACGKLGALDEGKQIHGYVIRYALESNIMIRTALINMYVKNDNLKLARVVFDSTDNRNLPCWNSIISGYIALGYLDDAWELFNEMITSNIKPDIITWNCLLSGHFLHGSYREVLAILRRMQSAGYHPNRNSITSVLQAVTELGYLNSGKEIHCHVIRNGLDYDLHVATSLVDMYVKNDDLTSAQAVFYCMTNRNICAWNSLISGYSCKGHFEKAGNLLNQMKEEGIKPDIVTYNSMVSGYSTSSCIKEALGMIRRIKSCGMSPNVISWTSLISGCSQQGYFREAFEFLIQMQDEGIKVNSVTISSLLQACAGLSLLHIGKEIHCLCIRNDFIDDVYVSTALIDMYSKCGNLENAQKVFQRLEDKTIASWNSMITGFAIYGLSTEAISVFDRMRLANIQPDAITFIALLSSCKHYGLLDKGWKYFDHMKTDFGVTPTIEHYSCMVDLLGRAGYLDEALDFIQSMPMEPNAAVWGALLTSCRIHGNVELGEIAAEYLFKLEPYNAANYALMMNLYALSNRWKDVDRIRDKMEAMGVKIGPVWSWVQVNQRIHIFSTAGKTHQEEGEIYFELYKLISEMKKLGYAPDTKCVCQNIPEVEKEKVLLAHTEKLAITYGLIRTTSPAPIRVINNTRICSDCHTVAKYMSLLRRREIFLKDGVRFHHFKDGKCSCCDFW; encoded by the coding sequence ATGGAGGCTGCTACTCCATTGTACCACTTCATTTCTTCACATCAGCCACTCACCCAAAAGCAACCCAGAAGATATTCCACAAATTTTGGCCTTATAAATGTAGCAGAAACACTTCCTGAAACTTCACCCTCAACCTCACCTTCTCCACTTTCTTCATTGCAATTTGATTATGAAAAAGAGTTCCATTCACTAAACTCAGTCAGAGCAATGCATGCCAAGATGATAAAATTGTCTAGTGTATGGGATTCAAAGAGAAATATGCAGTCTTTTATCTCAGCTTACTTGGAATTTGGTGATTTTCAATCAGCTGCAGTGTTATTCTTTGTGGGGTTTGCAGAGAACTATTTGtattggaattctttccttgaagaATTTAGTTATTTTGGTGGAAACCCATGTGAAATTCTTGAAGTTTTCAGTGGGTTACATAGTAAAGGAGTGAACTTTAACACTGAAATTCTAGCTTTTGTCTTGAAAATCTGTTCAAAGTTAAGAGACAAGTGGCTAGGATTGGAAATCCATGCTTGTTTGATCAAGAAAGGTTTTAATTTAGATGTCTATACACAATGTGCACTGATGAATTTTTATGGGAGGTGTTGTGGGACAGAGAGTGCTAATAAGGTTTTTAAAGATACATCAATCCGTGACTCTTTATTGTGGAATGAAGCAATTTTGGTTAATTTAAGGAATGAGAAATGGGCTGAAGGTCTACAAATGTTTCATGAAATGCAGACATTACATGTTAAGGCCAATAGCCTAACCATTTCCAAAGTTTTGCAAGCATGTGGGAAATTGGGTGCTCTTGATGAAGGAAAACAGATTCACGGGTATGTTATCCGATATGCCTTAGAATCGAATATAATGATACGCACTGCACTCATCAACATGTATGTAAAAAATGACAATCTCAAACTTGCTAGAGTAGTTTTTGATTCAACAGACAATCGTAATCTGCCTTGTTGGAACAGTATTATTTCGGGGTATATTGCACTTGGTTACCTTGATGACGCATGGGAGCTATTTAATGAAATGATAACTTCCAACATAAAACCGGACATAATAACCTGGAACTGCCTTTTATCTGGTCATTTTCTTCATGGATCATATCGAGAGGTTTTGGCGATTCTGAGGAGAATGCAGAGTGCTGGTTATCATCCAAATCGCAACTCTATAACCAGTGTTCTTCAGGCAGTGACTGAATTAGGCTATTTGAATAGTGGTAAGGAGATCCATTGCCATGTTATAAGAAATGGACTTGACTATGACCTGCATGTTGCAACTTCACTAGTAGATATGTATGTGAAGAATGATGATTTGACATCTGCTCAAGCTGTTTTCTATTGTATGACAAACAGAAATATTTGTGCTTGGAATTCATTAATTTCTGGTTATTCCTGCAAGGGACATTTTGAAAAAGCTGGTAATCTTTTGAATCAGATGAAGGAAGAAGGGATTAAACCAGATATAGTGACATACAATAGCATGGTTTCTGGTTATTCAACGTCTAGCTGCATTAAGGAAGCTTTGGGTATGATTCGAAGGATCAAAAGTTGTGGCATGTCTCCTAATGTCATTTCATGGACCTCTTTAATATCAGGTTGTTCACAGCAAGGATATTTTAGAGAAGCATTTGAGTTTTTAATTCAGATGCAGGATGAAggtatcaaagtcaactcagttacaATTTCAAGCTTACTTCAAGCATGTGCAGGTCTCTCTTTGTTACATATTGGGAAAGAGATACACTGCTTGTGTATACGAAACGATTTTATAGATGATGTGTATGTATCTACGGCTCTCATAGACATGTACAGTAAGTGTGGGAACTTAGAAAATGCTCAGAAGGTTTTCCAAAGACTTGAGGACAAAACAATAGCTTCCTGGAATTCCATGATCACCGGTTTTGCCATATACGGCCTTAGTACAGAGGCAATTTCAGTCTTTGATAGAATGAGATTAGCAAACATCCAACCAGATGCCATAACATTCATAGCTCTTCTATCTAGTTGTAAACATTATGGTTTGCTCGATAAAGGTTGGAAATATTTTGATCATATGAAGACAGATTTTGGAGTTACCCCCACAATTGAGCATTACTCTTGCATGGTTGATCTACTGGGAAGAGCTGGTTACCTTGATGAAGCATTGGATTTTATTCAGTCAATGCCGATGGAGCCAAATGCTGCTGTTTGGGGTGCTCTTCTTACATCATGTCGGATCCATGGAAACGTGGAGCTTGGAGAGATTGCAGCAGAATACCTTTTCAAGTTAGAACCATATAATGCAGCTAACTATGCCTTAATGATGAACCTCTATGCACTTTCAAACCGATGGAAGGATGTTGACCGTATCAGAGACAAGATGGAAGCAATGGGAGTGAAAATCGGACCTGTATGGAGTTGGGTACAAGTCAATCAGAGGATTCACATCTTCTCTACAGCAGGAAAAACTCATCAAGAAGAAGGAGAGATATACTTTGAACTGTACAAGTTAATATCTGAGATGAAGAAGTTGGGCTATGCACCTGATACTAAATGTGTTTGTCAGAACATTCCTGAAGTGGAGAAAGAAAAGGTGCTACTTGCTCACACTGAAAAACTGGCAATTACATATGGATTAATCAGGACCACAAGTCCTGCACCTATTAGAGTGATCAATAATACAAGAATATGTTCAGACTGTCATACAGTTGCAAAATACATGTCATTGCTGAGGAGGCGAGAGATTTTCCTAAAAGATGGTGTTCGCTTTCACCACTTTAAGGATGGTAAATGTTCTTGCTGTGACTTCTGGTAG